TTTATCTAATACCCGCACCGGCCGTTGAGCAAGCCGTGGTTTCGGCCGGGGCGATATTAATGGAAGATCTCACTGGGGACGTGTGCGGTACAcggaccaagaccaagaccctCCCTGCCTGCTTGCCTCTTGCCTGTGGCCCCGGTTCTGTGCAACAACCAACTTGCCTGACTCTCTTCGCCGGGCCACTTGTGCCGCCTAGAGCCTTGTCTTTCCCGGATACAAACAACGGAGGCCATCCATCATCTAAAAAACGACAGCGTGTCGCACTGTTCCTGCGGTTCACGAATGCCACCTATCTGCTGGTATCAGGCACCAAGAGAGATGCGACCTAGGAAAAGACAGCTCATCAGTTAGTTGAGCGAACCAGCGGTGATGTCCACCATCTCCCACATGGCCACGGCATCAAGTCTGCATGTATCCGGGTGAAGGAATCATTTCGATGCAGACGGATACAGCATACCACATATGCACATGTATCTATGCAGGCACACCCAAAGATCCATGGCTGACTGACGCCTCTATCATCTGCAGTGTTGCATTCGCAGCGTGGCCATTCTGTCGGATCCATTACTTTGGGAATCTACAACCTCAACCTGGCCTGTTGTCCTCTGCTTTCTTCATACCCAGTGGAATTCCAATGGTGAATAAACCCATGTGTTGACGATAAGCACTGCAACCAACAGCGTCCGCTGAAGGATACTGtactggctagctgggtttTGCTCAGTTAATGTGGCACCGCAATCCTTGGTCGACGGAGCAGACAGCGATTAAGTGGATATCATTATGGAGAGCGGGAGGAGCATCCACAAAGCCTGGTTCTGGAGGTTGGACTGATTTAAGACCCGAAACTACCTAGCAAAGCAACAACAGCTGGCCTGCAGCATGCCACAAGCGCGACTCTGCAGGTACTTCTTTCTAATAAAGCAGACGGATGGGATGAAGTGCCCAGAGCCATAACCGCATGATACAGGAGACCCTGGTAAGCAGCAGAACACAGCAGAAGGGAAAGGACATCAGCAATATCCATATCCATCGTGGGCCGTGGATCCGCCGGCGCTGCCTGAAACCCCTGAGACTTTTGTGTGTATGGGTGAGGAAATCGACTTGAACTCAAGCACACGCTCTGGATGCTTTGATGGCTGCGGGCATCTACCGAATGGGTAGCAGAGTTTGGGAGATGACGGCGTGCGCCTCAAGATTGACGGCTTGCTTTGTTTGGAGAACCGGTTAATTTCCATCAACCCCCCAAAAGTCTAATCAGCCTGCTGTAAGGTACAGTGCAGCAGAAGTACCGTTACAGAAGTACTGTTACGTTTGGCTTGGATACGTAAGTTATTAATTCTAGCCTCCTCATTACGTTAATAGCCTCGCGCGAGACCAACTGCCTGCTGCCAGTCAATACGTTGGTTTTGGTCGCATCTTGATGTCGCTTATTCGGCTGTAGATGATACAATGTATGTAATAACCCTTGTCGGCCCAGCCCAAGCCAGGTATATGATATACCCGGTTGTAAGACGTACGTACTAACTATAGGCAAACACCTTCCATTTCAGTGCAGTTGATATTTTAGACGAAAGCTGGCGGTGAGATTGGGTAGTCGTTCCAAACTGATtcaatggatggatggctggTTGGTATCAAGTCATATGGACTCGTTCCATCAGTTCATGGATTTAGTTCAGCAGCTGAAGCCCATCCGCGCATGCATTCATTTCTCAGTGGTCCCTTGAAAAACGGTCCCCTACCTCACTGCAACCCCACGGCTTTAGGCGTGTGGACGGTGTGGCAGCCGCTACGAGCCATCCCGGGAAACCCCTGGACCAATGCTCGACCAGGCCTAGGAAGCTGGAGCTCGGGCGTCCTTCTCCAGCCTTTGGAGGGTCGAAGCCGTCAACAGATGGCCCTGGACCCTGCCTACAATCACTCACTAACCCACTCGCGTCAAATGTACACCCTGGCCCGGTCGATGCTCACCTCGCTCATTCTTGTATCTGCTTTTGAAACGGGGTATTCGATACCAGTCTCAGCAAGTACCTGTCTGTACCTGTACCCGTACTGGATTTGACTGCACGAATCTACTGCCTAGAAAGTTGCGAACGAGCACAGGCAGATCGACACTGAATCCTCGTTCATTCTCCTGGGCCCATCTCTCACCTGTGCTCTACGCCCTCTCTCTGTTtttatcatcatcttttttctttcatctctggttcatctccttggtCGATTTGCTCAGGCGGCTTCCTGGTGTTTTCTCATCGCGTCTTTTCAGTCTCTTGTGGTTCCAGTTGGCCCTGGGTTTGTCCACCCACCTTGAAGCTAACTTTTGGCACCCGTTGTAACCGACCTCTGAGCGACTGGCTCCTCGCTGTTGCTCTGCTTTTTTTCGATCGGGTCCCCTTTATTCACCCCATCTCGAGTCTCTTTTTGGTCCAAATTCGGCCTTGAATAACGACATAGCTCCGTCGGTCGAGAACGTTCACGATTGGATCTATTGTTATCGCTGCCTATCTCGTACTCGCctgataaaaaaaaagaggcccTGGTGCTGGTCCTATCTTTCATGACCTAAACTGCAACCCCAGCAACCCAACCTGATTTTGTCGATCGCCCACCTTCAGGTCACAACCACCGCCATACGAACAGTCCAGAGCGAACCAGCCGACGGCTTCTTCGACTCTTCCTCCTTACGCCTCCTCCCTCATTCGCTCCAGTCCTGCGTGCTTGGTGGCTTATACACCACGATTGACATGTCATGGAGAGCTCATCGACCCCTCTCGCCGAGTATTTCTGGATCGCTGGTGTAGAGTCGGTGTCCTACCACGATCCCAGCTCCCAACCCGCACCCGTCGCCGTTCCTGTCGAGTCCACCATTATCGAAGATGGTGAACCCGAAGATGAATGGACGAATGGCGATCAGCCAAAGACGAACGCAAGACACTCGCGACAGAACTCTGCTAGCCGTCTGTCTAAGATGTCTCTCACCGAACGGTTCTCAATACAAACCCTCGACGACACAGACGGCAACACCAAGAGTAACCGTAGCAGTGCCACTATTCGTGCTGTGAACCCTCCTGATTTCAGCAATGGTACCGAAAACAGCAACGGCAACAGCCAAGCCCCCGCTCCCAGCGGTATTTTGGGCGAAGGTTCCATGCTTATGGGTGACTTCGACTTCGATAAGGCCTTGGTCAAGTTTGCAGCTGAGCGCGAGGTTTTTCTTGAAGACCTTACCTTCAGTGCGGGCGCAAAAGTCCAGGCTCGGGCACCGATGGTGAACCCTCGGATGGAGAGAATCCGGGCTGAAGAAAGCGACAGCGGCAGACTGAGTCCTCTCAGAAGCATTAAGGGTAGCATCCGCCGCAAGATGAGCTTTAGGGATATGAACAGCGTGCGCAAGCAGCCCAGCAACAGGATCAGCACAAGCCGTGCAGGTTCGTATTTTCCCCTTTCAGGCTTTGTGTTATCATGTAGCCGACCCCAAAAACCTTTGCTAACGTACATTTACAGCCTCCATCCGAACAACAAGGCGACTCAGCAATTATAACTCCGTGATCCCTCCACCCGAACCCCTCAATACAGATCCCGATATGCATCCACTTAAACGACGCTTCGAGCCGGTTCTTCTCGACCGGTACCCTCCCCAGGAGGCTGGAGATGAAATATCCAGGCGTGGAAGGTTTCCCGACTACGTGCCCATGTTTGCTTTCCCCAACGACATCCAGATCGTTTCATCTGATGACAGACCGCGATCCACATGGCATGGTTTCACCATGACTTCAGACGATAACTCAAAATTGTACGGCATCACAATCATTATCTGGATTGCTCTCAACGCCGACGTGGCCGAGGATGTGGAAAAGAAGTGCGAGGAATGGCGTCAGAGTCACATGTCTGAAGAAGAACGAGAGTTGGCGGCGAGCTTGGGTGTCCGATTGGCAGGTGAACGCACTCACCTCTCGCAGCTCCTGGCAAAACTACCTACGATCCCGTCAGGTTCACCGGCTCGTGAGAGGCTCGAAGACGAGATCAGCACAGTCGAAGAGAAGATCACCCTCATGACGGACATGCTTAGGCCCCTGAGACATGGTGCCGCGTCCAAGATTGAGGGCCTCACTGCTGGCGAAAGTGGGCTATGGGTGCCTCGCGCATACGGTATTCTTGGTCGAGACGCGGGTAACATGTCTTTCTGGAAAGAATGGCTCAAGGCTATTGTCACACCCATGACTGATGGGAGTGTGCTAAGAATACCCCCGAGTTCGCCAAGAGTTGGACGCTGGCAACCTCTGGAGCGATATGTTGTCAATCTCTGCACAGAGGCGTTCAACCCCCTAGGATCCAAGACTCAAGTTGAATTGGGAGTGCGAGAATTGCGTCTCTATGCCCGGAAAGAAGCTGACAACGAGACCCCTGGTTCTCGGACCATCGATATCTATGCACTGTTCCGTTGTTTGTCACTCGAGAATATTGTCGCTCTGTTCGAATATGCCATGGCTGAATCCCGAATTATCTTCCTATCTTCTCACACTAGCATGTTGCATCTTGCTTGTCACGCATTGGCAAATCTCTTGTATCCTCTAAAATGGGCTAGTATCTTCATCCCCGTGCTTCCTGCACGCCTTTTGTCAGCCCTCGAGGCACCTTGTCCATACATTGTGGGCATTGAGCGTCGTTACGATAATATCGAACTACCTGAAGACGATTATGTGCTCGTTGACTTGGACAAGGACACTATTGATGCCACCTCACAGCCTGTCCGACTTCCCCGCCAAGCACGCAGGAAACTTATGTCTCTCCTGCAAGTCGCAGCCCCCCACAAGCTTCGATATGGAGTTGCAACCGGACCCCCTCCTTATGCCATGGAGTCATTCCCTTATGACGCTTTCTCGACTGAGAATGGAACCTTGTTCAGATCTGCAACCCCAAAGAGTACCCTTGGCAAGTGGGTGTCCCAGAGCTCTTCAGGCTTTGGGGAACCTGATCCGCCGAACGAGATCCAACCCCCAATCTTCAATGCTTTTGCTTCAGCTCATGTTGAAAATGGTAAATCAGACAGGCCCAGCACAAGCAAGTCTGGAAAGACAAGCCCCCAATCATCTGTTTCACCCGTTTCCATAAACTTCCCTCCTATGCCCTCTACACCCGTGTCTCGCAGCGACTCGGGTTTCGCTCTTGCATCTACGCTTCGGGAGAAGCGCTCGGGTCATTTCGGCGAAGAAAAGATGCGACGTAGTTCCTCCTTCGGCATCGACAAGCACCCGCCATTCCAAAAGCCGGGCATGCCTTTCCTCAATGGTCATCAGGCCAACTTATCTATCTCAGCCATCTCGGTAGAATCTCAAAATTCCGTCATTGGTGCAAATGGTGGCTATGGAGGTGGAGGATATGCTCCATCAACTTACGCACAGTCAACGCTTGCAGCATCGACTATAATGCCCAGCATGCAGATTCAGCCTGTACGAAACACAGAAACCACAGTCTGGGTTGAGGGACACTGTTTCAATTACATGCCAAAAGATAATACCTCCATGTGTACTATCTGTAATGATCTAGCCGAGGGAGATGGTGTTTACAGATGCACTGGTTGCAAGATCGTTTCTCATGGAAGATGTCTTGGGTTCTGCTCACTCATCTGCCCTGAAGCCTTCCATGCTGACCGCGTGCGTGCGGCATTTGTCCGTTGCCTTGCGAGTCTTCTATACACTTATCGTAAGTATCTTGGTCGACCCTCGAAGCAGCAAAAGGCCAACGGCCAATTGTATGCCTTTGATATGGATGGATTCATCAAGAGCCTTCCGCACGATCAACACGACTATGCTGCCATGATGCGTGAAACACAGTGTAAGTTTATCTCTAACCTTTTGCACTCTCATTCTTGGTTAGTAAGTATCTGACTTTGAACTATAACAGGCTTCAATGAGTTCATTCATGACCGAGAGATGCAGCCAGCCAACGATGCTTCAATCCGTCTATTCGATGAAATCATCATGGCCAAGAAAGCCCGAGGACGATCCGGTTTAGCGACTGGTCTCTCCCGCCTCTCCACAATCCGTGCTTCCCATGGTGCCTCGACATACGGTGGCTTCGGTCCTCCCCGTGGCGGTTCCAACAGCAAGATCCCCGCTTTCCTCGGTGACATATCTGATCACATTTGGCGGACTGCTTCAGTGCCGCTACCCAAGGGCAACTTCCCCGGAGAATACAAGACTATTGTTACTCGCACCCCCGCCCGTCTTGATCGATCTCTGATGCGAGAACCTCGGTCTATTCAAGGCATGCCCCGGGTAGAGCCGCGGGGTACGCGTGGACTCATTCGAAAGCAAGTTCCCAACATGCTCGGTACGACACCTCCCACTTGAGGATAGAGAATGTACGGAGATCAACCACAGCAAGCAACTTCACATGATGATAAGTTGCGTCACTGACCGCCTATCAAAGGGGGTCTCACCCTCGTTTCAAGTAAGCGAGGCAAGACTGAATCACAAATTGAAAAGCAAAAGCAGGAGAATATATCATGTACGATACCACGTTCTGTAATAATCTAGGTGAAAACGATAAGAGAAgtgtggaggaagagaaaaacaGCCAGCAAGCCCAGAGGACGGCGACAAAATGAGAAAAGTACTCAATGGTGAAGGCTGTCAGAGGTTAGACTGCCCAGTCTTGCCAGATACGCAGCTGCCGAGTAGAGCAGccagaaaaggaagaaagagaaagaaagacgaGACACAACGTCTCGTCCATGATAGACATTATTGGATCTCTAGTCTGTTTGAAATGGCTAGATGCAAACTTTGGGCTTGACGTTCCATACAAATACACATACATATGCACAATAGGTGTCACCAGCATAAACATTAGCATTAGGGATAGGAGTGTTCACTTAATCAAAGGTTAGGGTGGGTGTCGAAGGCTATACAATTTACGTAAAGGGACTTGTCGATATCTGTTTTGTCCCTAAGGGAATGCGCCCCTAGAATGCAGTTTCTCAATGTTAATATTACACATAGAGCTTTGTTCCACAATCTTCCTAAGCATGTCATAGCAAAGGTATTCTCATCTCGTCCAGTCCTGCCTAATATGATGCCGACACTTTTCTCGTGCTAAGTGGTCCTGCGCAGCTTCTCCGCCTTCTAAGCGTTAAGGTCCAGGTCCTCCCAATGAATGTCTTTCAGAATCTTTCCAACAATATGTGAGTAACGCAAGTGTCCGTTCGCAAGGTTGCTAACGTTGTGATTCTCGACACCATCTGCGCCCTGGATCTTTTGAAGGCCTGCCAGCCCGAAATGGATGTTGGAGGTACGATATAAGAAACCAAGGAGATAGTCGCTCTCTGAGTAGACATTGACCAGACGGCCAGATACAACACTCTTCATAGTCAGCCAGACACGGCTCTCTGAAGGAGCGGGTGTGCCTATCAAGACCACAGAATCGACGAGACCAAACTGGCGACGCTCAGCAAGTATCATCAGACACACGTAGATAGCTCGAGCTGCTAGGCTGAAACCGATTAGAGATACTGGGCGGTCACCTTGGATCTTGCTGCGCATGATTGCATCTGCAAGAACGGCACCGGCTTTCTCGGCGCGAACCATTCCCATGCTCCAGGGGTTATCGATGATTTTGCTCACTTTCATGAGTTCCACTGGCCAAGTTGCCTCGATGAGATTCTTGAAAACTAAGATTGTATTAGTCATGTCTAATTGCAGGCTTTCTGGGTCTAACGTACTTGTTCGCGAAGAGATAGCCTGTTTCGCTGCAGCCCAAGCGGAGCTCCTGATAACTGTGTCAAGAGCGGTGCCTATATTGGCAAGGACAGTCATCTCCCATCGCAAAATATACACTTCCGCATTATCACCAAGGATCTTCCAATATCCTGTGAGATTTTCTTTATCAGTTACCCAGCCGTTCATGGCAATGACCAGGCGAAGGCGTCGGGCAGTAGACGGAATTGCTGTTGCATCCACATAATCCCCTTGAGAATCGCACCGGAGAGGCACAAGGCCGAAGTCTTGGATCTCGCGAGAAAAAGATTCAATCATCTTGCAAGTTGGTCTCGCACTGTAGATTCCTAGCATTGAGCCAGTAGAAGGTCCATTGTCAGCCATGGGTCCCAACAACCCTGCAGCTGTTGGGAGTCGCAGGCCGTGTCCGCCGTGTACCGTCCCAATCCCCACGGCGATAAGCTGTGTTCCAAGTCTGAATGGACCCGTCATGGCAGCGATACGTGCCTTCGATTTCAGTACCGGCTTGTTCTCATCCTGGTTCTGCTGCGAAGCCTGCTCGATAGCTGAGTCGACTGCAAGTTGGCTGAGTCCTTGGGCGATTCGTTTCTCTTCCTCATGCAGGACTTTCAGGGGAAGATTGAGAGACGAGGTAAGGTTGAGAAGAGTCATTCGCGCATATGCAAGATACTCCTGGAGTGAAATGATAATTAAAAGTGAGATGTGTAGTAGAAGCTTTCGTTTCTCCAGTGGCAGAGTCCAGAGAGATGTCGGAATAGGGGGAAACCGTCGGGACAGCTCGCGATCAACGTGAGCTGAAGGAGTCTTGGGAGGACCTGATTCTTGTAAGCACTATATCACCCGGATTGACTGGGGAGGTTTCATAggataaagaaatatatagtGGCCTTTGTCAACTCACCGATAGCCAAGGTCAGACCTCCGCGGCCCTCCCCTCTTCCACCACGTGCGGAACGGCCCCCTCGTGCACCTCGTGAATTGCCACGGCCACGACCACGGCCACGCATGTTAGATTGAGAACCGCTAGGTTCCGTGACGGTGATATCACGAAGGCGCTGTAGAAAGATTGTCTGCCACTTTCTGAAGAATATTAGAGCCTCCTTCTTCAGCTCCCTGAGTTGAGGCGTGATGGCCTCGGATTCCTCATTATCTGGGGACTGGGCCGTAACTTTGTCTGTTGACACGGGTTTGGGAATGTTTTTGCTCAAATTAGAATGTTTTGGGTCTACATTCTCCTTACCATTTGTCTGGAGCGACAGAGCCAGCCAGTGGTGATGGCCAATATCGACATTTTCAATGTCACTGAATTCACCTAAGGTAGGGGTGACTGGAGGCGAATCGAAAATGACACTGATATCATTATGAAGTTTCTCTGTAATAGCTGTGATCAGAGTTGTCAGATCATTTTTCTCGGCGACAGAGAGGTTGTTAGTCAAGTCGACTGGCCTGCGAGGGACCGAACTTGTTCGCCCGCCTCGGGTCATGATGCCGCCTTTGTATAGTGTTGGCGATCTTGTTATCAAGACGTGGAGGAGAATGAAAGAGACTACAGTCGACTTGAAAATACTTGCTGCCAGTGTTCGCTCTTCCCGCCCCTTCTTTAGTGAAGGATCGCGAGTATATGAGTTTTGTGTATGAAGGGCACTGGAGAAGTTGGAATGATTTAGTTCCTGAGAGCGAACTTCAAATGCCagtgaaaagaagaagaagaagccatcaGATGCAAATGATTGGCGTTTCTTTGTTTCGCAGGCAGAAATGCAGCTCGCGAAGTGGTATCTCATTCACAGTAAGTGAATGTCAAACAGAAGCCGTAAACAGGGAGCCACTTTGGCTGGAGCGTATGCAGGTGGTATAGCAAAGATGAGTGAACAATGAAGTGAAAAGACCGACAAGGGAATCAGaaaagcgaaagaaggaATACAAACAGATGGAAAAGATCCGAGTCGATGGAAGAAGGCAGTTacaaagaaggagaaggaatgcTGCATGCAAAACGGAAGGAGAGATACAGATGCAGTCGCGAAGTTGCTTCAATATCCTTTTCGGTGTGCATGTTGGAAGCCGCAGTTAATTTATGAAAGAACGAAATGGAAGTGCAAGGTGGTTGGAAGaacgaaaagaaaaggaaggaTGAAGGGAAGGAAAGACGGCGGGTAGGTAGAAGTGAATGCATGCAGTGCACCTTGAGAGGACGATGCTTCACCAGCGCTTTTGGCAGTGCTCGCCAGCTGGCAGGCGGATGTGACCGACACTGGCAGCCGATTCTCCTGCCAGTTTGGCCACTTCTTTatcttagtacctaggtaggtaggtaggtaggtaggtaatctCATCTGCTTTTAGAATGGGATGGGGGAATCATGGATACAGCAGTGTCACAATGTACGATGCAAATGGAGTCATTAGCCTCACTTATCCTACTTACATCCCTTTCTGCCtgtctacctacctactactcAAGTACCTGTATTATGCATATAGGAATTCTAGTGAGAATATCCATCCCTCCAGCTCGGCTACATGCACCAATATCTTGCATGCTACTAAAGAACTATGTGTAACTCGACAGAATTTTATGTTTGCTGCCATCTTTCATCTCGTATCACTCACTACATTCTGCTCACCGTGGTCTTTCAGAATTGTTCATCGTAACTATtgagcaacaacaaaagATACATATCTACCTCTGATTCGAGACGAAGAGGGGTTGCGACTCCGTAACGCCGTGTTACTTGAACACGGAAGATGTTCAGTGTTGGGTCCCAAAGAAATTGGAAGAGATATCAAGAGTCCAATCAAACATATGGTTTACAGGTTTTTGAGGGTAAGCAGCAGCAAGTGCAGCATATGGCCATAGGGTGTAATTCCAGCTCTATAGCCATAATCGTGACTGGATCTAGACACTGAAGTTCTTGATCGTGACGCACGTTACTTCGGCTTTGCTGTCCGGTGCATCGTGGCTAATCCATGTACAAATCAGAGTGTTGTGTGACCATATCTCGGTCGAGCCATCGGTGAGCGAGCACGATATGGGCCGTGCGGATATTTCGCTAAATAGGTGGTGATGGATTAGAGCGTTTCGTTTTCCGCTTTGGAACGTTACAAAAAGCTTCATCGTTAATGTTTCTGATAGGGCATACGCAAGAGATGGGAGTCCCAGATTCTGCCAGGAAGCGCGACTATCAGATTCATATCGATTTCAACATCCTTCCATTTCATGGTATCTTTGGTGCGCCGGTACAGCGAACATCGGAATAGAATTTCCGCAAAGAGGGCATGATACATTGTCCCCCATATCCCAATCATCGTCATTGTCTTcgccatcctcatcctcgcctTCTGACACAGGATGTTCATGGTCGCCAACCTGTCCAacgtcttgttcttcttttatCTGAAAAGGCTTCAGTACTTCATCTTGACGTTTAAACATGACAGAAATATCCCTGCCTGCTCCCGTTTTGTCATCCGCTGCACCAACTACCATATTAGCTACACAGAGGTTGAGCATCTGCAAGTTCCACCGTTGTCCTTTCTCTGGCGATAATCGTCGTAACAACGGTAGCAGAGAATCAAGAACGAGCTTTTCTGCGATATGTTCTATGTCATCCTTGACGTCAAACACATAGTTTGGCATTGGTCCCGAACGAGAGACTCGACCATATGCCTGCCCTTGGGCGCCGTGCAAATATGCCCAAGACCTGAGTGACAAGCGCAAAGTCTTGGGTCGAGCAATCCATTTTTGTGTCCCCAGAGTGTCTGCTCCAGGCTCAATTGCAAGAAGGTCTACTCTCATTCTACGAACGAGAGAGCAAGATAGCTTGTGTAGTTCTTCTGTAATCTGCGCCATGGTATCCAAGCCCTTGTAAGTATCCTCGATACTAATCTGACTTGGCACGTCACTGGCCTCCTTGACCTCAGTTCCGTCAACTCCATGTAGCAGACCCCAGATCCGTGCACCTACCCCCTTCTCTGCTCCAGGTCCCATTAAGAGAGTCTCTATAGTAGCGGGCGTGATACTGGGATGGAGACGGACATTGGCAACGGTGACAGGGTTATCACTCAACTCTGGAATTTCGGATATGCCTTTACTCATGTCAGCTCCAGCATGTGTTCCTAGCGCCTGAACAATCTTGAATCCTAGCCCCGGTATCCTTCGCAGTTTATGGGCGTCTACGAAGGCAATCACCCCATCTTCGGTAGTCGCTAACAGTGTGGTTTGATTGCGAGGCTTATTCTTGCTACCCACAAGCTTGCTTAGCATCTTGTTTGTCGAGATGCCGCAGGTGCTGGTAAACCCGTATTTTTCTTCCACTTGAAGCCGTAGGAACTGAGCGAGATGCGATCCTAATACGAGGCGTAAATAAGCTGGACTTTTTGAGTCAGGGGTTGGAGAGGCTGTGCCTTCAACACAGCCTGCGATACTCGTTAGATCGCACCGGAAGCCCCGTTCGGGGTCATTtttagaaagaaaaaagaaggaatTATCCAGAAATTCTAGATTGAGGCAGGAAAGGTTATATTCGATGATGTCGGTTACGTCTATACGGCGACGAGCCTGGTCAGTGTCGGTATTGGAATTTGAATTAGATACAACACAATAACATACCCATGAACACCTCATCGAATCCTAGACGCTCGGCCTTGTTGTTCCAAGAGAAAGTTTTGAAAAAGTTGAATAATGTTTTGCTCATGTCACGAAAGGGTGTGAGATCTTCACCGTCTACAAGGACGAGGTCTGGGCACTTGCGTTTGGCTTCGGAAACGGACATGAGCTTTGTGAGACCACGGGCACGAGCGTTGTAGTTGCATGTTGCCAGGCAATTCTTCTGTTTAACGCCTAAAGGGAACTTTTTTAGCTCTGGTTTCTTGTTTTCAACGACCTGGGCGTAGAAACAATCGTAATCCTTGTTCGCTAGGTCAGCATTGTTGTGAAAGAATGGGATGGCCGCAACGAACGAATTGTAGTATAATTCGGCCATCATTCCGCCGAGGCCTTTTCTTGCTGGGCGGCTCCATTCTCTATTCTGACTGGCAGTCTGAAGAGGCCGCGGGTATAAGTAAGTTTGTTTCAGGTTGGATGTAGACTGTGTGAGATTAGGAGTCTAGAATTGAG
This Fusarium poae strain DAOMC 252244 chromosome 3, whole genome shotgun sequence DNA region includes the following protein-coding sequences:
- a CDS encoding hypothetical protein (BUSCO:2707at5125), giving the protein MESSSTPLAEYFWIAGVESVSYHDPSSQPAPVAVPVESTIIEDGEPEDEWTNGDQPKTNARHSRQNSASRLSKMSLTERFSIQTLDDTDGNTKSNRSSATIRAVNPPDFSNGTENSNGNSQAPAPSGILGEGSMLMGDFDFDKALVKFAAEREVFLEDLTFSAGAKVQARAPMVNPRMERIRAEESDSGRLSPLRSIKGSIRRKMSFRDMNSVRKQPSNRISTSRAASIRTTRRLSNYNSVIPPPEPLNTDPDMHPLKRRFEPVLLDRYPPQEAGDEISRRGRFPDYVPMFAFPNDIQIVSSDDRPRSTWHGFTMTSDDNSKLYGITIIIWIALNADVAEDVEKKCEEWRQSHMSEEERELAASLGVRLAGERTHLSQLLAKLPTIPSGSPARERLEDEISTVEEKITLMTDMLRPLRHGAASKIEGLTAGESGLWVPRAYGILGRDAGNMSFWKEWLKAIVTPMTDGSVLRIPPSSPRVGRWQPLERYVVNLCTEAFNPLGSKTQVELGVRELRLYARKEADNETPGSRTIDIYALFRCLSLENIVALFEYAMAESRIIFLSSHTSMLHLACHALANLLYPLKWASIFIPVLPARLLSALEAPCPYIVGIERRYDNIELPEDDYVLVDLDKDTIDATSQPVRLPRQARRKLMSLLQVAAPHKLRYGVATGPPPYAMESFPYDAFSTENGTLFRSATPKSTLGKWVSQSSSGFGEPDPPNEIQPPIFNAFASAHVENGKSDRPSTSKSGKTSPQSSVSPVSINFPPMPSTPVSRSDSGFALASTLREKRSGHFGEEKMRRSSSFGIDKHPPFQKPGMPFLNGHQANLSISAISVESQNSVIGANGGYGGGGYAPSTYAQSTLAASTIMPSMQIQPVRNTETTVWVEGHCFNYMPKDNTSMCTICNDLAEGDGVYRCTGCKIVSHGRCLGFCSLICPEAFHADRVRAAFVRCLASLLYTYRKYLGRPSKQQKANGQLYAFDMDGFIKSLPHDQHDYAAMMRETQCFNEFIHDREMQPANDASIRLFDEIIMAKKARGRSGLATGLSRLSTIRASHGASTYGGFGPPRGGSNSKIPAFLGDISDHIWRTASVPLPKGNFPGEYKTIVTRTPARLDRSLMREPRSIQGMPRVEPRGTRGLIRKQVPNMLGTTPPT
- a CDS encoding hypothetical protein (TransMembrane:2 (i229-247o525-545i)~BUSCO:21190at5125); the protein is MTRGGRTSSVPRRPVDLTNNLSVAEKNDLTTLITAITEKLHNDISVIFDSPPVTPTLGEFSDIENVDIGHHHWLALSLQTNGKENVDPKHSNLSKNIPKPVSTDKVTAQSPDNEESEAITPQLRELKKEALIFFRKWQTIFLQRLRDITVTEPSGSQSNMRGRGRGRGNSRGARGGRSARGGRGEGRGGLTLAIGPPKTPSAHVDRELSRRFPPIPTSLWTLPLEKRKLLLHISLLIIISLQEYLAYARMTLLNLTSSLNLPLKVLHEEEKRIAQGLSQLAVDSAIEQASQQNQDENKPVLKSKARIAAMTGPFRLGTQLIAVGIGTVHGGHGLRLPTAAGLLGPMADNGPSTGSMLGIYSARPTCKMIESFSREIQDFGLVPLRCDSQGDYVDATAIPSTARRLRLVIAMNGWVTDKENLTGYWKILGDNAEVYILRWEMTVLANIGTALDTVIRSSAWAAAKQAISSRTIFKNLIEATWPVELMKVSKIIDNPWSMGMVRAEKAGAVLADAIMRSKIQGDRPVSLIGFSLAARAIYVCLMILAERRQFGLVDSVVLIGTPAPSESRVWLTMKSVVSGRLVNVYSESDYLLGFLYRTSNIHFGLAGLQKIQGADGVENHNVSNLANGHLRYSHIVGKILKDIHWEDLDLNA